One window of the Runella slithyformis DSM 19594 genome contains the following:
- a CDS encoding HEPN domain-containing protein, giving the protein MATAAELKVMADNRLNEAELLYENRFYAGAYYLSGYAVEFGLKAVICKRLNIEMFEKNPSTKNIAKAFQIHDLSDLIILSGLHEELEGLKSTDAGFAKLWSIVSGWTEQRRYEFGCKQQTSRRFLTSVKTFMSWIQLHW; this is encoded by the coding sequence TTGGCAACGGCAGCAGAATTAAAAGTAATGGCGGATAATCGCCTTAACGAAGCTGAATTATTGTACGAAAACAGGTTTTATGCAGGCGCTTATTATTTATCCGGTTATGCTGTGGAATTTGGCTTAAAAGCAGTGATTTGCAAACGGTTAAATATTGAAATGTTTGAGAAAAATCCAAGTACAAAAAATATTGCAAAGGCTTTTCAGATACATGACCTAAGCGACTTAATTATATTATCCGGTCTGCATGAGGAATTAGAAGGCTTGAAAAGTACAGATGCAGGTTTTGCCAAATTATGGTCTATAGTTTCGGGATGGACCGAACAAAGGAGGTACGAGTTTGGGTGTAAACAACAAACATCAAGAAGATTTTTAACATCAGTAAAAACGTTTATGTCATGGATACAACTGCATTGGTAA
- a CDS encoding ABC transporter ATP-binding protein, translating to MIACHNLTFSYSPQKRFSFPDIVCNDREALLILGQSGKGKTTLLHLMALLLRPEGGQVLINHQDITPLSVAEAAAVRASQIGIVYQKPHFVSSLNVLDNVLLSSYLAQKPQDKARAKELAEQLGFADHLFKKTNQLSQGEQQRVSIARALMNNPAVILADEPTSSLDDINCDKVIELLKNQSEQIGASLVVVTHDQRLKDAFARQVKL from the coding sequence ATGATTGCCTGCCACAACCTTACCTTCTCATATTCTCCCCAAAAGCGTTTTTCATTTCCCGATATTGTTTGCAATGACCGCGAAGCGCTCCTGATCTTAGGGCAGTCGGGCAAGGGAAAAACGACCCTGCTGCACTTGATGGCGTTGTTGTTGCGCCCTGAAGGCGGGCAGGTGCTCATCAATCATCAGGATATTACACCTCTTTCCGTGGCCGAAGCGGCGGCCGTACGGGCAAGCCAAATCGGGATTGTTTACCAAAAACCGCACTTCGTGAGCTCACTGAATGTACTGGATAATGTGCTTCTGTCGAGTTATTTGGCTCAGAAGCCGCAGGACAAAGCACGGGCAAAAGAGTTGGCGGAGCAATTGGGATTTGCGGATCATCTTTTCAAAAAAACCAATCAATTGAGCCAAGGCGAGCAGCAGCGCGTCAGCATTGCGCGGGCGTTGATGAACAATCCGGCGGTCATCCTGGCCGACGAGCCTACGTCGAGCCTGGACGATATCAATTGTGATAAAGTAATCGAACTTCTCAAGAATCAGTCCGAACAAATCGGAGCCAGCCTTGTGGTCGTCACGCATGACCAACGCCTCAAAGACGCTTTTGCCAGGCAGGTGAAGTTGTGA
- a CDS encoding thymidine kinase codes for MFIEPNHNSKNSQPRIGWVEVVCGSMFSGKTEELIRRLNRAKIARQKVEIFKPAIDKRYHDVDIVSHNENSIRSTPVNTSEEILLFAGDCDVVGIDEAQFLDNNLVEVCNKLAGSGKRVIVAGLDMDFAGKPFGPMPLLLSIAEYVTKVHAVCVVCGEVAQYSYRKVTSQDKILLGETDSYEARCRRCYTLGELA; via the coding sequence ATGTTCATCGAACCCAATCATAATTCTAAAAATTCACAGCCTCGCATTGGGTGGGTGGAGGTTGTCTGTGGGTCCATGTTTTCGGGAAAAACCGAAGAACTCATTCGGCGGCTCAACCGCGCAAAAATCGCCCGGCAAAAGGTAGAAATCTTTAAACCTGCCATTGATAAACGTTACCACGACGTAGACATTGTTTCTCATAACGAAAATTCGATCCGTTCGACCCCCGTCAACACCTCCGAAGAAATATTACTCTTTGCCGGTGATTGCGACGTGGTGGGCATCGACGAAGCTCAATTTTTAGACAACAATCTGGTAGAGGTTTGCAACAAGCTTGCCGGCAGCGGAAAACGCGTCATTGTGGCGGGCTTAGACATGGATTTTGCCGGAAAGCCTTTCGGTCCCATGCCGCTTCTGTTATCCATTGCCGAGTACGTTACGAAAGTCCACGCAGTGTGTGTCGTCTGTGGAGAAGTAGCGCAATATTCATACCGAAAAGTGACTTCACAGGATAAAATTCTTTTGGGCGAAACCGACTCCTACGAGGCCCGTTGCCGCAGATGTTACACGCTGGGTGAATTGGCGTGA
- a CDS encoding carboxypeptidase-like regulatory domain-containing protein produces the protein MRLSVYTLLFFTIFTAAGIGSAQAQGYLLLSGKVIDKATQQPIAHAYVGMMSKGTGTLTNDDGQFFYRFPRIAADSAIVVAVIGYKPFYQKASAFKLNQQDAVIALEPAVPRLIDSSFIKTFEARNLVSDALGKIKKNNPQTPYLLNGFYRESLRQNGEYVDIREAVLQSEKDPRPKILVPEKVKALRGRQFLSENRSKVLEGYSFPNGAAIVTHSIDVGIPEYLDGKNLYDYAYQLDDTIAYYLDKQVYRINFRPVNAGIKAARTGSISINAADSAIIRIEYDFTAEGVKDVLKTGASDKVFGKTKREAKRVYTCINYKPFAGKWYLQDYRMLLDTQFEQNKTQTLGSIQLQFVTTEIQKSNGMRIPETDVLIDTENFSPQVIPKYDEVIWGNFNFIIPSDAMRQIVNTLAK, from the coding sequence ATGCGCCTTTCTGTCTATACCCTCCTTTTTTTTACGATTTTTACCGCAGCAGGCATTGGCTCAGCGCAGGCACAGGGCTATTTGCTGCTTTCCGGCAAAGTAATTGATAAGGCCACCCAACAGCCCATTGCGCACGCGTACGTGGGTATGATGAGTAAAGGTACCGGCACGCTGACCAACGACGACGGCCAATTTTTTTACCGTTTTCCGCGCATTGCCGCCGATTCGGCCATCGTGGTGGCCGTGATCGGGTACAAACCTTTTTATCAAAAAGCGTCGGCGTTTAAACTCAACCAACAAGACGCGGTCATTGCGCTGGAGCCTGCCGTGCCGCGATTGATCGACAGTTCGTTCATCAAGACCTTTGAAGCCCGCAATCTGGTCTCGGATGCTTTGGGGAAGATAAAGAAGAACAACCCCCAAACGCCTTACCTGCTCAACGGCTTTTACCGTGAATCGCTCCGCCAAAACGGCGAATACGTCGACATCCGGGAGGCCGTGCTGCAATCAGAGAAAGACCCGCGTCCCAAGATACTTGTACCCGAAAAAGTAAAGGCATTGCGCGGCCGTCAGTTTCTGAGCGAAAACCGCTCGAAAGTCCTCGAAGGCTATTCCTTTCCCAACGGCGCTGCCATTGTTACGCATTCCATCGACGTGGGCATTCCCGAATACCTCGACGGCAAAAATCTGTATGACTACGCCTACCAACTCGATGATACCATTGCGTATTATTTAGACAAACAGGTCTATCGGATCAACTTTCGCCCCGTCAATGCGGGCATCAAAGCGGCACGTACGGGCAGCATCAGCATCAACGCCGCCGATTCGGCCATTATCCGAATCGAATACGATTTTACGGCCGAAGGCGTCAAAGACGTGCTCAAAACGGGCGCGTCCGACAAGGTTTTCGGCAAAACAAAACGGGAAGCCAAACGGGTGTATACCTGCATCAATTACAAGCCTTTTGCGGGAAAATGGTACTTGCAGGATTATCGAATGCTGCTGGATACGCAGTTTGAACAGAACAAAACCCAAACGTTGGGAAGCATACAACTGCAATTTGTCACGACCGAAATTCAGAAAAGCAACGGGATGCGCATCCCCGAAACGGATGTATTGATCGATACTGAGAATTTTTCCCCGCAGGTCATTCCTAAATACGACGAAGTCATCTGGGGAAACTTCAACTTCATCATTCCCTCCGACGCCATGCGGCAGATCGTGAACACGCTGGCGAAGTAG
- a CDS encoding type II toxin-antitoxin system RelE family toxin — MSYKISLSEKFQKEAKRLAKKYSSLKIDLLQLIETLEEDPVQGDALGNSCYKVRLRISSKGKGKSGGARVITHVHIAHENVYLLTIYDKSRKEDLDRGELESLLKMIRQ, encoded by the coding sequence ATGAGTTATAAGATTTCCCTTTCCGAAAAATTCCAAAAAGAAGCCAAGCGCCTGGCAAAGAAATATTCTTCGCTTAAAATTGATTTATTACAACTTATCGAAACGTTAGAAGAAGATCCCGTACAAGGCGATGCTTTGGGAAATTCATGCTATAAGGTACGTTTGAGAATTTCTTCCAAAGGAAAAGGGAAGAGTGGCGGGGCACGGGTAATTACCCATGTACATATTGCACACGAAAATGTGTATCTGCTTACTATTTATGATAAGTCAAGAAAAGAAGACCTTGACCGGGGGGAATTGGAATCGCTGTTAAAAATGATCAGACAGTAA
- a CDS encoding BspA family leucine-rich repeat surface protein, translating into MLYFRLLNIADFQSTFEVFRRSPERKFTVFYAQNLTPISNYLSFCWGAILHNAQAQSSPFITRWDLSKTGGAATTLTFGVATAGTVSYTWQQVGGAASGSGTFNGSTLTITGLPANAIIDVSIGPTNFQRININNGTDRERLMEIKQWGTVAWTGMQYAFYGCSNMTLTATDTPNFTAVTNMSSMFRNCSSFNQSVSNFNTTAVTNMSGMFYGCYTFNQSVSNFNTAAVTNMLFMFTDCLAFNQSVSSFNTAAVTDMSYMFFRCGSFNQSVSNFNIAAVTNMSSMFSNWGTAFNQSLAAWGSQLNANVDLSNFLDNCGMSVANYDATLKAFAAGTVTGISMGATGLKYCSAETARTLLTTPIASGGKGWSISGDSKNCTSPIVLTITPERSAICPGASVTLTASGCAGTVTWVGGPSPQTGSSVSVSPAVTTSYSANCSTGGTETVTVKVATNTVAVGYDVITDKERFRAVTTLTSAKKVGHVTFTPSANVVYEAGNAITLLPGFTAEKSSTFQAEIKTCL; encoded by the coding sequence ATGCTATACTTCAGGCTGTTAAATATAGCTGATTTCCAAAGTACTTTTGAAGTTTTCAGGCGTTCTCCTGAACGAAAATTTACCGTTTTTTATGCACAAAACCTTACTCCAATCTCTAACTATCTTTCTTTTTGCTGGGGGGCAATACTACACAATGCCCAAGCCCAAAGCAGCCCATTCATTACCCGTTGGGATTTATCAAAAACAGGCGGGGCCGCTACGACATTGACATTTGGCGTAGCCACGGCCGGTACAGTAAGTTATACTTGGCAGCAGGTGGGTGGCGCTGCCTCCGGCAGTGGGACGTTTAATGGAAGTACGCTCACCATCACAGGCTTACCGGCTAATGCCATCATAGACGTGAGCATTGGCCCAACCAATTTTCAAAGAATCAATATCAACAACGGAACAGACCGCGAACGCCTCATGGAAATAAAACAGTGGGGTACCGTGGCTTGGACCGGTATGCAATATGCTTTTTATGGCTGCTCCAATATGACACTCACAGCTACTGACACGCCCAACTTTACTGCCGTTACCAACATGAGTTCTATGTTTCGTAATTGTAGTTCTTTTAACCAATCGGTGAGCAATTTTAATACCACGGCCGTGACCAATATGAGTGGTATGTTTTATGGTTGTTATACCTTCAACCAATCGGTAAGTAATTTTAATACCGCAGCTGTTACCAATATGCTTTTTATGTTTACCGATTGTCTTGCTTTTAACCAATCTGTCAGCAGTTTTAATACCGCCGCTGTTACCGATATGAGTTATATGTTTTTTCGTTGCGGTTCCTTTAACCAATCGGTAAGTAATTTTAATATAGCTGCTGTTACCAATATGAGTTCGATGTTTTCTAATTGGGGTACTGCTTTTAACCAAAGTTTGGCTGCTTGGGGTAGCCAACTCAATGCTAATGTGGATCTATCTAATTTTTTAGATAACTGCGGCATGAGTGTGGCCAATTACGATGCTACCCTCAAGGCTTTTGCGGCAGGTACAGTAACGGGTATAAGTATGGGAGCCACAGGCCTTAAATATTGCAGTGCAGAAACTGCCCGTACCCTCCTTACTACCCCTATCGCCTCGGGGGGCAAGGGCTGGAGCATTTCGGGAGATTCAAAAAATTGCACGAGCCCCATCGTCCTTACCATTACGCCCGAAAGATCCGCTATTTGCCCGGGCGCATCTGTCACCTTAACCGCAAGTGGTTGTGCAGGCACAGTCACTTGGGTAGGCGGGCCAAGTCCACAAACGGGGTCCTCGGTCAGCGTAAGCCCTGCTGTTACTACTTCTTATTCGGCCAATTGCAGCACGGGTGGTACTGAAACCGTTACTGTTAAGGTAGCCACCAATACCGTTGCGGTAGGTTACGATGTAATCACAGACAAAGAGCGGTTCAGGGCCGTCACTACCCTTACCTCCGCTAAGAAAGTAGGTCATGTCACTTTTACGCCCAGTGCCAACGTCGTCTATGAAGCAGGCAATGCCATCACCTTACTTCCCGGCTTTACCGCAGAAAAATCGAGTACTTTCCAAGCAGAGATAAAGACGTGTCTATAA
- a CDS encoding S9 family peptidase: MKLPLLPLFCLMGTIALAQTPTIQQSISMKSAGSPKISPDGRWVAYTVTETNWEENAYETEIWLADVATGTKFQLTNSKKSNSSPVWSPDSKTLAFLSTRDDKSQIYVIHPQGGEAKALTKFETGVSSFDFSPNGKSIVFSATVPDSKAFKERVEKYSDYEVVQQDYKMTHLYLLPVSDTATKLPTPKALTKGTDFSVGNFSFSPDGTKIAFDAAKNPDLINSHTSDIYVLMLADTTARKIVSLKGPDTGPVWSPDGRQIAFVTVNEDEFFFYTNRLIASVPSEGGTPTVLSQSFDENAGLLEWSAEGIWFSGLQKTTSHLFLLNPSTKKFTKITQPDNLIGNQFSFTKDFKNIAFVMASPNQMGEIAVSSIPSFAPKILTQMGQQLKPYKTATREVVSWKSRDGATIEGVLIKPANYDPAKKYPLLVVIHGGPTGIDMPSITADRYYPIELFTAKGALVLRPNYRGSAGYGKAFRALNVRNLGVGDYDDVISGVDFLIGKGMVDKDKVGAMGWSQGGYISAFITTFSDRFKATSVGAGISNWATYYQNTDITPFTRQYLKGTPWNDPEIYKKTSPISYIKTAKTPTLIQHGELDRRVPIANAYELRLALEDHNVPVKMVVYKGFGHGITKPKQMRQVMEENLQWFGKWVFGEEVNR, translated from the coding sequence ATGAAACTACCCCTTTTACCCCTGTTTTGCCTTATGGGCACAATAGCGCTCGCCCAAACCCCCACCATTCAGCAATCCATTTCGATGAAAAGCGCGGGCAGCCCGAAAATCTCCCCCGATGGCCGTTGGGTGGCGTATACCGTCACGGAAACCAATTGGGAAGAAAATGCCTACGAAACCGAAATCTGGCTGGCGGATGTTGCCACCGGCACAAAATTTCAACTGACCAACTCCAAAAAATCAAACAGCAGCCCGGTATGGTCGCCGGATAGTAAAACACTGGCCTTTCTCTCCACCCGCGACGATAAAAGCCAAATCTACGTCATCCATCCGCAGGGCGGCGAGGCCAAAGCACTCACCAAATTTGAGACGGGCGTCTCCTCCTTTGATTTTTCGCCCAACGGAAAATCGATTGTGTTTTCCGCTACCGTACCCGATTCCAAAGCGTTTAAAGAACGCGTGGAAAAATACAGCGATTACGAAGTGGTGCAGCAGGATTATAAAATGACGCATCTCTACCTCCTGCCCGTTTCGGACACCGCCACCAAACTCCCCACGCCCAAAGCCTTGACCAAAGGGACGGATTTTTCGGTAGGGAATTTTTCTTTTTCTCCCGACGGCACAAAGATCGCATTTGATGCCGCCAAAAACCCCGACCTGATCAACAGTCATACGTCGGATATCTACGTGCTTATGCTGGCCGATACCACCGCCCGCAAGATCGTGTCGCTGAAAGGCCCCGACACTGGCCCCGTTTGGTCACCCGATGGCCGGCAGATCGCGTTTGTTACGGTCAACGAAGACGAATTCTTTTTTTACACCAATCGCCTCATTGCAAGCGTTCCGAGCGAAGGAGGAACCCCGACCGTTTTGAGTCAGAGTTTTGACGAGAATGCCGGGTTATTGGAGTGGTCAGCCGAAGGGATTTGGTTCAGCGGATTGCAGAAAACAACGTCGCATTTATTTTTACTGAATCCGTCTACCAAGAAATTTACCAAAATCACGCAACCTGACAACCTCATCGGCAATCAGTTTTCGTTTACCAAAGATTTCAAAAACATCGCATTTGTGATGGCTTCGCCCAATCAAATGGGCGAGATCGCTGTTTCTTCGATTCCTTCTTTTGCTCCCAAAATTCTGACGCAAATGGGCCAGCAACTCAAGCCTTACAAAACGGCCACTCGTGAAGTAGTCAGTTGGAAATCGCGCGACGGGGCCACCATTGAGGGCGTGTTGATCAAACCCGCCAATTATGACCCTGCCAAAAAATACCCGCTGCTGGTGGTGATCCACGGCGGCCCGACGGGAATCGACATGCCGAGCATCACAGCCGACCGCTACTACCCCATCGAACTGTTCACGGCCAAAGGAGCGCTGGTGCTGCGGCCCAACTACCGTGGCTCGGCAGGCTACGGCAAAGCATTTCGGGCGTTGAACGTCCGCAATCTGGGCGTAGGCGATTACGATGATGTCATTTCGGGCGTTGATTTTCTGATTGGAAAAGGCATGGTCGATAAAGACAAAGTAGGGGCCATGGGATGGAGTCAGGGCGGGTATATTTCGGCGTTCATCACTACGTTCAGCGACCGTTTCAAGGCCACGTCGGTCGGGGCGGGTATTTCCAACTGGGCTACCTATTACCAAAATACCGACATTACGCCTTTTACCCGGCAATACCTCAAAGGTACGCCGTGGAACGACCCCGAAATCTATAAAAAGACCTCTCCCATTTCGTACATCAAAACCGCTAAAACGCCCACCCTGATTCAACACGGCGAATTGGACCGGCGCGTACCCATTGCGAATGCCTACGAACTTCGTTTGGCGCTGGAGGACCACAATGTTCCGGTAAAAATGGTGGTGTACAAAGGCTTTGGCCACGGCATCACCAAACCCAAACAAATGCGACAGGTCATGGAAGAAAACCTGCAATGGTTTGGCAAATGGGTATTCGGCGAAGAAGTAAACCGTTAG
- a CDS encoding M20/M25/M40 family metallo-hydrolase, producing MKKLFLPFYLFVLSFTAAAQPKSDLEGIVQKHVKNYYGDLYDFMVLPSNAHIKEQIQPNLDWLKKAFEKRGFSTEALPTGGHPVFFAEKRPATPATGPLKTLLFYMHFDGQPVEPEKWQQESPYKPVLKKRGANGQWEAIDWNNLKTGYDPEWRIFARAVSDDKGPILMLLAALDMMQKESIKSPYHLKVILDSEEEIGAPHLAETVKKYKDKLAADFLMVMDGGRHLSNEPTLTYGCRGIATITLTTYGPKTPQHSGHYGNYAPNPALRMAQLLASMKDEDGRVTIPGYYDGIKIDDNARKILAAVPDNPETIKQKLGFAEPDKVGANYQEALQYPSLNVRGLVCANIGEKANTIVPEEATAEIDLRLVPETDPDRLVGLIKKHIEAKGYLILNRKPTDEERLKYPKIVTLTEREARMLPFRTDFGIYPDRWLTAAMLRSFGKEPIKIRMTGGSVPIVPFLRELNLPAIHVPMVNMDNNQHAANENLRLGNYVEGIKTWMAILTQEQVK from the coding sequence ATGAAAAAACTATTTCTACCTTTTTATCTTTTTGTACTCTCCTTTACCGCTGCTGCCCAGCCCAAGTCTGACTTGGAAGGGATTGTCCAAAAACACGTCAAAAATTATTACGGCGACCTGTATGACTTTATGGTTTTGCCCAGCAATGCGCACATCAAAGAGCAGATTCAACCGAACTTGGATTGGCTGAAAAAGGCCTTTGAAAAACGCGGCTTCAGCACCGAAGCACTGCCCACGGGCGGGCATCCGGTGTTTTTTGCCGAAAAGAGACCGGCTACGCCCGCCACCGGCCCGCTGAAAACGCTGCTGTTTTACATGCACTTTGACGGGCAACCCGTAGAGCCTGAAAAATGGCAGCAGGAATCTCCTTACAAGCCTGTTTTGAAAAAACGGGGAGCCAACGGGCAATGGGAAGCCATCGACTGGAACAATCTAAAAACGGGCTACGACCCTGAATGGCGCATTTTTGCCCGGGCCGTTTCGGACGATAAAGGCCCGATCCTGATGCTGTTGGCGGCCTTGGACATGATGCAAAAGGAAAGCATTAAATCCCCCTATCACCTCAAAGTGATCTTAGACAGTGAGGAAGAGATCGGCGCACCGCACCTGGCCGAAACCGTGAAGAAATACAAAGACAAACTGGCCGCCGATTTTCTGATGGTCATGGATGGCGGGCGGCACCTTTCCAACGAACCGACGCTTACCTATGGCTGTCGCGGCATTGCCACCATCACGCTGACCACTTACGGTCCCAAAACTCCCCAGCACAGCGGACATTACGGCAATTATGCCCCCAACCCTGCGCTGCGCATGGCGCAGTTGTTGGCTTCCATGAAAGACGAAGACGGTCGGGTAACGATTCCGGGGTATTATGACGGAATAAAAATCGACGATAACGCCCGGAAAATCCTGGCCGCCGTACCCGATAACCCCGAAACCATCAAACAAAAACTGGGCTTTGCGGAGCCCGACAAAGTGGGAGCCAATTATCAGGAAGCCTTACAGTATCCATCGCTCAACGTCCGGGGATTGGTCTGCGCCAATATCGGCGAAAAAGCCAACACCATCGTGCCCGAGGAAGCTACTGCCGAAATTGACCTGCGCCTCGTTCCGGAAACAGACCCTGACCGATTGGTGGGCCTGATCAAAAAGCACATTGAAGCCAAAGGGTATCTGATCTTAAATCGAAAACCGACGGATGAAGAGCGCCTGAAATACCCCAAGATCGTCACGCTCACGGAGCGGGAGGCACGAATGTTGCCTTTTCGCACCGATTTCGGCATTTACCCGGACCGCTGGCTGACAGCGGCCATGCTGCGCAGCTTCGGCAAAGAACCCATCAAAATACGCATGACGGGCGGCTCGGTGCCCATTGTGCCGTTTTTGCGCGAATTGAACTTACCCGCCATTCACGTGCCCATGGTCAACATGGACAACAATCAACACGCGGCCAACGAAAATCTGCGATTGGGGAATTACGTAGAAGGGATAAAAACCTGGATGGCGATCCTGACGCAGGAGCAAGTGAAATAG
- a CDS encoding GtrA family protein, whose translation MKKKSTLFNFKDLIIYFLIAGIGATVQFIAGSFFRNYVNFYSSVSLGYIVSFVVGFILTKLFAFDARNTNKTRREMVKFGIVAAISFGITVGVAALTLSILHASDPNDYIYKIPYGFIPEKYKEINVTEASSTLAGMGLSFVSNYILHKTFTFKSTGFYDRAKAVLNLGKE comes from the coding sequence GTGAAGAAAAAATCAACTCTATTTAATTTCAAAGACCTCATCATTTATTTCTTGATTGCGGGTATAGGCGCAACGGTTCAGTTTATCGCAGGGAGTTTCTTTCGTAATTATGTGAATTTTTATTCCTCGGTATCGTTGGGGTATATTGTTTCATTTGTGGTCGGTTTTATCCTTACCAAACTTTTTGCTTTTGACGCCCGAAATACCAATAAAACCCGCAGGGAGATGGTTAAATTCGGTATTGTAGCCGCGATTTCCTTCGGAATCACAGTTGGAGTAGCCGCGTTGACCCTCAGTATTTTGCACGCCTCCGACCCCAATGACTATATTTATAAAATTCCATACGGATTCATCCCTGAAAAATACAAGGAAATAAACGTAACCGAAGCCTCCTCTACTTTGGCGGGGATGGGGTTGAGTTTTGTCAGCAATTATATCCTGCACAAAACCTTTACTTTCAAGAGTACCGGTTTCTACGACCGCGCCAAAGCAGTACTGAACTTGGGGAAAGAATGA